The genomic stretch GAGGCCAGAGCCAATAAGGAAGTCCACGAGCACAGACTTGACCTTGGTCTGGCCTGACTTGAAGTCATCTCCACCCACAAACACACGGTGCTGTGCCGCCAGCTCAAGCGCACCGGGCACCAGTGTGTTCTGTGGGGATCCATTGAGGAAGGCGCAGCCCTCCAGGATGCTGGCCACCGCAAAGAGCGTTGATGGTGACACCTCCCGGCCAAGCTGCAGGCGTGGGTGGGCAGTCATCAAGAAGGGGTCTGTGGGACTGGCCCTGAACCTACCCCGCCCTGGCATGTGCCCACCTGGATGGTGTGTAGCAGGTTCTCGGCTGTGTCATTGAGACCAGGAACCACTTCGCAGAAGCGCTCTGTGTTCGCTGTCCACAGCACGATGATCTTATCCAGGCCAGCGCTAGATCGGAAGTCGCGGATGTCCCTGCGGATCTGCTCCAACTGCGGGGAGGGTGAAGGAAGGATAGATAGTAGAGAGGTTGTACAAGGTCCCCAGTTTGCAGAGGCCTAGGCCACTCAGTTCCCCAAAGTATTAAGTGGGGTCCGGACACCCGGGATAGGAGCATAGGGCAAGGGAGTGAACGGGTGGGAGGGAACACGGGATGCGGAATGAGGCAGCACCTGCTGTGCGCGAGTGCCGGGGATGAGGTTGTCAGCGCGCGCGTTTTGGTTGGCCGCGATGAACTCGGGGATATAGACAGAGGGCCGTGGACGGAGGGCCTCCATATGCGGCCACAGTTGCTCCTGAAGGCCCCAATCCAGTACCTTCGCGCGCCGCATAGCCTCGGCCAGGTTCAGCGACGAGATATCCCAGCCTAGGGGGGACCCTCACGCTCGGCACAGTCCTGATCCCCGGCCCTTCCAGACCCCATCTCCCATCCCGCCCAGGGCTCCGCCCACCATCAAACACGAGGTCGTTGGGTGACACCATGGGCAGCAGCGCACTGAAGGGCACGAACACCTCCTGGCCCTCGGCATCCAGACCCAGGTTCACGGTGCCCGCCTGAGTCAGCGAGCCGTAGTAGTTGGCTTCCTGGGTGGGGGGGAACCAGACACGGTGCGGCAAGGGATAGGCGTGGCGAGAGGAGGCCCCGCCCTGGCCTCAAGCTCCGCCCTGCTCTCGGGCGTTTCAATCCCGGGCTCCGAGCCAGGGCGGAAGCCTCTCCCCCGGAGCGGATTCCCCGGAGCCCGGCCGTGCCTCAGGCTCCGCCCCCACGAGGCTCCTGCGGCTCTCCGCCCTCCTCGTGGAACGCCCTCCGGTGTCCGCCTGCAGCCAGGCCCCGCCCGCACGGCCTCCGCCCCCAGCAGGCTCCCTCCTCCGAGGAACCCCGCCTCCcggaggccccgcccccgccTGCAGGAACTCGGACCCAGCCCCCCTCCGCGGCTGGGCCTCGCCGGCCCCCCACCTTGCGACCAGCGCGCGTGGGCCAGGACAGGCGCAGTCGGTTGGCCAGCACCGCGGCGGTGAGCGTGGAGCCGTTGTTCCCGCCCCAGCCGACGAGCATGACCCCGAGCCGGGGCACCTGCCGGGCGGTCCGGAAGGTGAAGCGCGTGGACGTGGGGTGCACCTGGGGGCAGGCGGTGTCGTGAGGCTGGGCCCCTGCCTCTTCTCCCCTCCAAGCAGGGAAGGGGTTGGAGATGTTGGACAATCCCCATCCCCCCGTCGTCTCCCCAGTCCAAGGCTCCCTGGTCCCTCGCCCACCTTGAGGACACCGCCCTCCCGGCTAACGCGCGTCGTCCGGTACTCGTATTGAGCCTCGATGGCCTCGGGGCTGTAGACCACGTCCGGGCTCTCGACCATGAACTGGGTGGCTGCCTCCATCGCGGCGAGCTGGGGCCCGGGTTAGCAGAGGGTCAGCGGGGACCCCAGGTGAGCGGCCCAAGCCGGCCTGGGTCCCCAAGGAGACCCCAGCCGGCCCAAGACTTCACTCACCTTCGCGGAGTCAGATCCGACAGCGGCGGCGGACAGCGCGGGCTCTGGGGCGCGCGGCCTCGGGAGAAAAGAGCCGCGGCCACGCCCCCCGCCACGCCCCCGCTGCGCCTGGTGGGGAGGGGCGCGGCAGCGCGGGGTAGGGGTTCGAGGCCCGACCTCCCAGAGCCACGGCGACGGTGGAGTCCGGGTCCGGCCGGAAGCGGCTGGGTCCCCACTGGGCAGCATTGGTTCTCAAGGCAACCTCTGGGGCGCGCGGCCGTTTATTCCCACTTTACAAAAGAGGAAGATGAGGCTGCAATTGAGCGCCAGACCCCAGCCACAAACTAGGGTATGAAGCTGGGCAGGGAGGCCGGGACTGTGGGTGGGAGGGGCCCTTGGGTCTATGATACCGCAGGGGAAACAGACCAGCCAGGACTGGGACCTCAAAGCCACACCGTCCTTTATGAGCGGTAGTCCCCACTCGCTGTTCCCAATCCTTGGGCCCCATGAACCCAGCTCATGAGTCCAGCTCAGGAGGGATCAAATTTACTCTGCTCCAGCGGGGCTCACATGCATGGGGAGCAATTGGCAGCAGCGGGCTGGAGACAGGCCTGTgctctggggaggagagaggaccGCCAGTGCCCGTGTGGGGAGGAGCCAGGACAGCACACCAGAGGCCCCCCTCATACGCAGTGATAAGAGAGCGTGGGAACCCAGCGGGCAAGCGGGGGCGGCTCCCCCAAGGAACTTTCCAAAACAAGCCGGCCGGAAAGTTTCCACCACTGGAGCTGGCCCAAAAGGTGGATAGTTTGGGAATGTTTGCAGGAAAAGCAGCCCCGGGCCT from Sciurus carolinensis chromosome 17, mSciCar1.2, whole genome shotgun sequence encodes the following:
- the Isyna1 gene encoding inositol-3-phosphate synthase 1; the encoded protein is MLPSGDPAASGRTRTPPSPWLWEVGPRTPTPRCRAPPHQAQRGRGGGRGRGSFLPRPRAPEPALSAAAVGSDSAKLAAMEAATQFMVESPDVVYSPEAIEAQYEYRTTRVSREGGVLKVHPTSTRFTFRTARQVPRLGVMLVGWGGNNGSTLTAAVLANRLRLSWPTRAGRKEANYYGSLTQAGTVNLGLDAEGQEVFVPFSALLPMVSPNDLVFDGWDISSLNLAEAMRRAKVLDWGLQEQLWPHMEALRPRPSVYIPEFIAANQNARADNLIPGTRAQQLEQIRRDIRDFRSSAGLDKIIVLWTANTERFCEVVPGLNDTAENLLHTIQLGREVSPSTLFAVASILEGCAFLNGSPQNTLVPGALELAAQHRVFVGGDDFKSGQTKVKSVLVDFLIGSGLKTMSIVSYNHLGNNDGQNLSAPQQFRSKEVSKSSVVDDMVQSNPVLYAPGEEPDHCVVIKYVPYVGDSKRALDEYTSELMLGGTNTLVLHNTCEDSLLAAPIMLDLALLTELCQRVSFTTDTDPEPQSFHPVLSLLSFLFKAPLVPPGSPVVNALFRQRSCIENILRACVGLPPQNHMLLEHKMERPGLGIKRVGPVATACPLPCKKGPAPTASNGCTGDANGHPEAEAPQISTA